The following coding sequences are from one Arachis hypogaea cultivar Tifrunner chromosome 7, arahy.Tifrunner.gnm2.J5K5, whole genome shotgun sequence window:
- the LOC112702736 gene encoding GDSL esterase/lipase At2g30310 produces the protein MAYTKAHYFIIILINLCSIVIATSNNTLNRPKFSSILIFGDSTVDTGNNNYIKTLGKANHYPYGRDFPGHVPTGRFSNGKLVPDFIASILNIKDTVPPFLDPNLSNEELLTGVSFASGGSGFDEFTAVLTGAIPMSKQIELFKAYVEKIKCIVGEKEAKRIIGDALVIISAGTNDFLFNFYDIPTRRSEFNIDGYQAFIQNKLQIFIKELYEVGCRKFSVTGLSCIGCIPIQITVKFVSLKEKKCVEDENSDAEIYNKKLAKRLLVLQEMLPGSRVVYANIYDPLINLISQPEKYGFKETKRGCCGTGLFEVTPLCNEITPVCDDASKYVFWDSVHPTEATYQYIAKYLEMEVLPKFQFHMDYTFEKV, from the exons ATGGCATATACAAAAGCCCACTACTTCATCATCATTTTGATTAATCTTTGCAGCATTGTTATTGCTACAAGCAACAATACATTGAATAGGCCAAAATTCTCATCAATTCTAATCTTTGGTGATTCCACAGTGGACACAGGAAACAACAACTACATCAAAACATTAGGAAAAGCAAATCATTATCCATATGGAAGAGATTTCCCTGGCCATGTTCCCACTGGAAGATTCTCCAATGGAAAATTGGTTCCTGACTTCATTGCTTCCATTTTGAACATCAAAGACACTGTCCCTCCTTTCTTGGACCCAAACCTCTCCAACGAAGAGCTCCTAACCGGTGTTAGCTTTGCCTCCGGCGGCTCGGGTTTCGATGAGTTCACCGCGGTTTTGACCGGTGCCATACCAATGTCTAAGCAGATTGAGCTCTTCAAAGCTTATGTAGAAAAAATCAAGTGCATTGTTGGGGAAAAAGAAGCTAAAAGAATAATTGGAGATGCTTTGGTCATTATTAGTGCAGGAACTAATGATTTCCTTTTCAACTTTTATGACATTCCCACTAGAAGATCTGAGTTCAACATTGATGGATACCAAGCTTTTATACAAAACAAGCTTCAAATCTTCATCAAG GAACTATACGAAGTTGGATGCAGAAAATTTTCTGTGACTGGGCTTTCATGCATTGGTTGCATCCCCATTCAAATTACAGTCAAGTTTGTGAGTTTAAAGGAAAAGAAATGTGTAGAGGATGAGAATTCAGATGCTGAGATCTACAATAAAAAATTGGCAAAGCGATTACTTGTACTGCAAGAAATGCTTCCAGGAAGCAGAGTTGTTTATGCAAACATATATGACCCATTGATCAACCTCATTAGTCAACCTGAAAAATATG GTTTCAAGGAAACCAAGAGAGGATGTTGTGGGACAGGTTTATTTGAAGTGACTCCATTGTGTAACGAAATCACGCCGGTATGTGATGATGCTTCAAAGTATGTATTTTGGGACAGTGTACATCCAACAGAAGCAACCTACCAGTATATTGCTAAGTACTTAGAAATGGAAGTTCTGCCCAAGTTCCAATTTCATATGGATTATACTTTTGAAAAAGTGTAA